In Scyliorhinus canicula chromosome 18, sScyCan1.1, whole genome shotgun sequence, a single window of DNA contains:
- the LOC119953298 gene encoding inward rectifier potassium channel 16-like, with the protein MNFINLNYQTVSSEEDRRRLFKNGCYMQVNKRRYRKRFLRKDGNCNIHFKRTFGEWESYFSDIFTTLIDLKWRQMFLIFSLSYILSWLFFGFVYWVTAVIHGDLQIEEEDHTPCVVEVHSFTAAFLFSIETQTTIGYGSRCVTEECPFAVSMVTFQSVISCLINTFFIGVVVAKMSKARKRAQTIRFSNNAVIAVRNGKLCMMWRIGDFRESHIIEGTVRAELLQFKEYDDNKLSMEHQDLHIGIGNIILISPVIIVHEINEDSPLYDLSKKDLAESDFEVIVTYVYSEDSTGNTHQSRSSYTPLEILWGHRFNEVLKDKPSYYKVNYSQFHKTQEVTTPECSAKELYSMQQEQSINVLTVAGLDSEDGKCKSTVIPSHNKEQGEEQYVYQKPAFVFRSLSMESEL; encoded by the coding sequence ATGAATTTCATCAACTTGAATTATCAAACTGTGAGCTCTGAAGAGGACCGCAGGAGGCTCTTCAAAAATGGTTGCTACATGCAAGTCAACAAAAGGAGATACAGAAAGCGATTTCTCCGAAAAGATGGAAACTGCAACATCCATTTTAAACGTACATTCGGTGAATGGGAAAGTTACTTTTCCGATATCTTCACTACGCTCATAGATCTCAAATGGAGACAAATGTTTCTGATCTTCTCCCTGTCGTATATATTGTCATGGctattttttggttttgtttactGGGTCACAGCAGTTATCCACGGAGACTTACAAATTGAAGAAGAAGATCATACACCCTGTGTTGTCGAAGTTCACAGCTTCACTGCTGCTTTCCTGTTCTCCATTGAAACACAAACGACCATTGGCTACGGATCTCGCTGCGTGACAGAAGAGTGCCCGTTTGCTGTTTCTATGGTCACTTTCCAATCGGTGATAAGCTGTTTAATTAACACATTTTTCATCGGTGTCGTAGTGGCTAAAATGTCTAAGGCCAGAAAGAGAGCTCAAACAATTCGTTTCAGCAATAATGCAGTAATAGCTGTAAGAAATGGGAAACTATGCATGATGTGGCGTATTGGGGATTTCCGTGAGAGCCATATCATTGAAGGTACTGTTAGAGCTGAGTTACTCCAATTTAAAGAGTACGATGACAATAAGTTGTCCATGGAACACCAGGACTTGCACATAGGCATAGGCAATATCATCCTTATCAGTCCTGTCATTATTGTACATGAAATAAATGAAGACAGTCCACTCTATGACCTTAGCAAGAAAGACTTAGCTGAAAGTGATTTTGAAGTCATAGTTACATATGTCTATTCAGAGGACTCAACAGGAAATACTCACCAGTCTCGGAGCTCGTACACACCTCTGGAGATCTTATGGGGTCACCGCTTTAATGAAGTTCTCAAAGACAAGCCAAGTTACTATAAAGTCAACTATTCCCAGTTTCACAAAACTCAAGAAGTAACAACACCAGAATGCAGTGCCAAAGAGTTGTATTCCATGCAACAAGAACAGAGCATCAATGTGCTTACTGTGGCTGGATTGGACAGCGAAGATGGAAAGTGTAAGAGCACAGTCATTCCAAGTCACAATAAAGAGCAAGGCGAAGAACAATATGTGTACCAAAAGCCTGCATTTGTATTCAGAAGCCTATCCATGGAGTCAGAACTCTGA